The bacterium genomic sequence CGTCGCCGGCGTCGGCGTGCTGGGCTGGGCCCGCACCGACGCCGGTCGCGCGCGCATGCTGCGCCTGGGCGCGGACCGTTTCCGGGAGCCCGTGCAGCAGGCTCTCGACGGGGCCGTGGCGGATGTGCTCGATGCCTACCAGCCCGGTCCCGTCGCCGCCGATGCCCGGGGTGAGGATCCGTCCTCCTTCGACTGGCCGTATCCCGAGGCCGGTCCCGGCGCCGTGATACGCTGCCGGATCACCGCCGCGCCTGCAGGTCTTTCCCTCTGGGAGGTCCAGGCGGATCTGGCCCGGGCCCTGGCGACCGTCGGCGGCGAGGTGCTCTGGGGCGAGAGGCTGCGGCGTCCGGCCGGCAGATGGTCGCCGGAACCGGCCGGCGACGGACAGGACGACCTGCTGCGCCTGGACCTGGGCGTGACCGGCGCTGCGACGCACACGCTGGTGATCCATCCCGCCGGCACGCCCGAGCCGAAGCTGCGCTGGGGCGCAGATCCGTTCGGCGAGGACATCGCGGACCTGCTCGGTCCCCTGGATGTGCCCACCCTCGCGGTGATCGTCGACGACTGGGGCAACGCCCAGAACGAGACCACGCGCGGCCTGCTGAAGCTCGACGTGCCGTTGACCCTCTCCATCCTGCCGGGGCAACCATATTCGCGGCATTATGCCCTGAAGGCGACCGAACTGGCGCTCGACGCCGCCGTCGCGCCGGCCAAGGTCGGTCCCGCGGCGGCGGTGGCGCGGGAACGCAGGGCGCGCGGCTGTCCGGTCACCCTGTCGGTGGCCTGGCGCAAGGGAGGGGAACCGCCGCGCCGGCGCCGCGAGATCATGCTGCACCTGCCCATGGAACCGCAGGGGTATCCGGAGATCGATCCCGGCGACCGTTTCGTGCGCGTCGGGATGTCCCGCGCCGAGATCGAAGCTCTGGTGGACGAGGCGCTGGCCGCCCTGCCCGGGATCACGGGCGTGAGCAACCACATGGGCAGCGCGGCCACGGCAGACCCTTCGACCATGGAGCGGTTGATGGCGGTGCTCCGGGCGCGCGATCTCTTTTTCCTGGACAGCATGACCACCTCGCGATCGGTGGCCGTCGAGACCGCGCGGCGC encodes the following:
- a CDS encoding divergent polysaccharide deacetylase family protein translates to VAGVGVLGWARTDAGRARMLRLGADRFREPVQQALDGAVADVLDAYQPGPVAADARGEDPSSFDWPYPEAGPGAVIRCRITAAPAGLSLWEVQADLARALATVGGEVLWGERLRRPAGRWSPEPAGDGQDDLLRLDLGVTGAATHTLVIHPAGTPEPKLRWGADPFGEDIADLLGPLDVPTLAVIVDDWGNAQNETTRGLLKLDVPLTLSILPGQPYSRHYALKATELALDAAVAPAKVGPAAAVARERRARGCPVTLSVAWRKGGEPPRRRREIMLHLPMEPQGYPEIDPGDRFVRVGMSRAEIEALVDEALAALPGITGVSNHMGSAATADPSTMERLMAVLRARDLFFLDSMTTSRSVAVETARRAGVPVLSSRLFLDQKERSREQVRSLLARLVRAARATGAAVGICHPYPETLAVLAEELPRYRNAGIRFVTASEMLALQRERRLAGGTGQ